In Candidatus Sulfurimonas marisnigri, a single genomic region encodes these proteins:
- a CDS encoding NAD(P)H-hydrate dehydratase, whose translation MQKLFDEVATLDKRCYEEFYLTEDILMEHAANGMAEYIRSKFPNGSKVLFACGSGNNGADGIACARLLHVDYDVSIFYAKKPNSKLALLQEKRAKSICVKASKKLEDCDVLVDAIVGTGFSGEFSDELINIIAEMNSTNAFKIACDVPSAYEFRADVTLTMGALKKSMFLDSVKEFVGEIKVLDLGLSRELYEKSSNWNLLDLDDMKLPFRTKEDSHKGSYGHLVLACGDKSGAGIISALSALRFGSGLVTLVGFEDIKIPHTIMYSHVVPKNATAIAIGMGLGEEFSDKELARFLDNDLPFIADADIFYMSIILSILNRKNVVITPHVKEFISLLKITKIADISVEELQKNRFKYAEDFCKVFPHVTLILKGANVIIAKGNKFYINPHGTSALAKGGSGDVLSGLVGSLLAQGHDSLSAAINASLAHVQLALNYSGSNFSLTPDDLIEGIGKL comes from the coding sequence GTGCAAAAACTTTTTGATGAGGTAGCTACATTAGATAAAAGATGCTACGAAGAGTTCTACTTAACTGAAGATATTTTGATGGAACACGCAGCCAATGGAATGGCTGAATATATTCGTTCAAAATTTCCCAATGGCTCAAAAGTATTATTTGCATGTGGAAGTGGAAATAATGGTGCCGATGGTATCGCATGCGCAAGACTCCTACATGTAGATTATGACGTATCTATTTTTTATGCTAAAAAACCAAACTCTAAATTGGCACTTCTTCAAGAGAAGCGAGCCAAAAGTATATGCGTTAAAGCATCCAAAAAACTTGAAGATTGTGATGTTCTAGTTGATGCAATAGTTGGAACAGGTTTTAGTGGTGAGTTTAGTGATGAGCTAATAAATATAATAGCTGAAATGAACTCTACTAATGCATTTAAAATTGCTTGTGATGTTCCATCTGCTTATGAGTTCAGAGCGGATGTGACTCTAACAATGGGTGCTTTGAAAAAGAGTATGTTTTTAGATTCAGTGAAAGAGTTTGTGGGAGAGATAAAAGTTTTAGATTTAGGTCTAAGCAGAGAGCTGTATGAAAAAAGCAGTAACTGGAATTTACTTGATTTAGATGATATGAAACTTCCATTTAGAACTAAAGAAGATTCCCACAAAGGAAGTTATGGACATCTAGTATTAGCATGTGGAGATAAAAGTGGAGCAGGGATCATTAGTGCTTTATCAGCTTTGAGGTTTGGAAGCGGGTTGGTTACCCTTGTTGGATTTGAAGATATAAAAATTCCACACACAATAATGTACTCACATGTAGTTCCAAAAAATGCAACTGCCATAGCCATTGGTATGGGTTTGGGAGAGGAGTTTAGTGACAAAGAGTTAGCTAGATTTTTAGATAATGATCTACCTTTCATTGCAGATGCCGATATATTTTACATGTCGATAATATTATCTATATTAAATAGAAAAAATGTAGTTATAACCCCACATGTAAAAGAGTTTATCTCACTTCTGAAAATAACCAAGATAGCAGATATAAGTGTAGAGGAGCTACAGAAAAATCGTTTTAAATATGCAGAGGATTTTTGTAAAGTGTTTCCACATGTAACACTTATTTTAAAAGGGGCAAATGTAATTATCGCCAAGGGCAATAAGTTTTATATAAACCCACATGGAACTTCTGCTTTGGCAAAAGGTGGCAGTGGTGATGTCTTAAGTGGTTTAGTAGGTTCACTACTCGCTCAAGGCCACGATAGTTTGTCTGCCGCGATAAACGCCTCTTTAGCTCATGTTCAACTGGCACTAAATTACAGCGGTTCTAATTTTTCACTTACCCCTGATGACTTGATAGAAGGTATTGGTAAATTATAA